The genomic stretch gGCTGAATGTACGTAGTACCCCGATCATGCGCACAACTAACCAGCTCCAAGTACCTTATTActgtctatattatgctagcgtgtattgcttgaatttttaaaataacgataataattaaagatacgtcatttcatctcagatgaaaatttgtgagctgattgttaatatactgatgcgataagtaaaaaaaatcaactagcaataattcgaggaaaacctagtcagttgatgcatataaattggcaatagatgcttctgtctaactcctatgtaataactttcaaagtatcagctgacggtttttccaccaagatacagccagctgacctatatatatatccacagttacatataagctatcatcaggtaaatttttgtttgagaggaaatcacggaaaataattttatttttttcatgttcgagacaccagctgacgtataatacacaatgttgtaaccagctgattattttttttcgttgagatattgggttagctacaatttgacaaatttttagctgagaggaaatgaatgaatgtatttttttttcctacgtgcgtgggaggctacaaccgctcacccccccaaccgagcgccagctgacgttcacgaggctttataatactatactctgatgcgtctgacgaattatctcttgagaggaaataattaaccaaatttgcaCCTGGCTCCCTAACCATACAGCACTTCATTAAACTTACTCCATAAGCCCTCGTTAGGCCTACAACTGCGTAGTTGGTAGCAGTATAAATAGGTGTGGAAACTTGTGGTTTAGCGAAAGCAGTAGATGCTGTGTTCACGATGGTGCCTCCAAGTCCACCACGGTCTTTACCCATGAATCGATAAGCCAACAGGGTTCCACGTATCACGCCATTctagaattaatttaaattaagttcgttaacaataataataatcagcgTTGCCATTGTATTAATGTGGTATTAATCTATTTAGTTAGGGTGTTTTTCCATCAATAATGTGCGAagatgtgtagcgaggaatgtgttctAAACACGTTCTAAATAACCAATCATATCACTTCAAGTTAGCGTTTATCGTTTGAAGTGATACTATTCCTTGCTATACATCCTTTTTATGCAGGGTAATCATTTATTATGATCGTATTGAACTTAAATATTAGGtgagataatttattaggtgTATTTTAATCACAATACATACCAGGTTTACATCCACTTCTAACTCCCAAAATCGATCATTCATCACGCCAGCATTATTGATTACTATATCCAACCGGTTAAATACTTTTATCGTCATTTCAAAAGCCTCTGTTggataaacaaattatatttagtttcgtaactacataatatacaaattgtAACAAACACAAATTGCTAGCGAGCTAGCTTTTCAATAGCgaaatgatcataattttcACCTTCATATTGTGGATAATCTGTGACATCGCATTGACAAAAAAGCACATTTTTGCGCCCATATTTCGCGCCAAGTTCATCGGCGACTTGCTCTCCGACCTCAGAATCAATATCACATAAAGAAACCTGAAAAGTACAGTTCACTTTCATACCCCAGCTCAGTGTAAAACGTGATTAAATTAGATGAAACAATAACTATTTGTGTCAAGCACCTAAGCTGCACTAGTTACAGCCCTCGCATTAATTCCATTTGCTACGTACCTAGTAACTTAAGTACATACATActcttcaattttttatttttctattctaatacatattagttagattgtttttttattgagatataatatgatatatttaattatttatttgaagttacgaatattttaaattaattcatgATCCATccagataaaataattcaataactGTTGTTTTTTCACAACACTCACAAGagataatttattgatatgtTCTTAGCAGAGGATATATACtatgtgtaataaataataataatcaattcaaGAATAATGTCCTTCCATAAAAAGGTGCGCTACGACGAAACCACACCGCGACCGATACGAAAGTTAAGGAAAATAATAGAGCGCCGCCAGAAATcaatacaaatttaacatgtCATCAAAGTAAGAAACGCCTTTTCAaagaaatttttaacaaatctttatgaatatatttatttgtcttttttttttaattcccgattcttttattgtaatattaaccCTTTATCTTGAACAAACGATTttaaattgtgtaaaataagatcctgaattcttataataaaacttacctTGGCACCATTTTTCAACAACTCTTCACAATACGAGAGGCCGATACCGGCAGCTGCACCGGTGATCAAAGCAACCTTTCCTTTTAACTccatattaattatctatttttataaagactGCGCCCAAATGCGGCGGCCGCTACAACCGATGTGGGTGTGTTTCGATCGAGACACCTCGGTTCGAAGGGGGTTCGGAATGAAGGGGAGGAGGTCTCCCCGTTTCTCCCCAACTTCCCTTGTAGTAAATATACGCACGATTGCATCCCACTCTCGCTGTCCTCCGTACGCCGACGTCGATTCAGTGTTTCAGTTTCGTATGTTGTATGGCCGGTTCACAGGACACTTCCCTCTATATTACTATACTCTTTGCAGGACACTGTTATAAATAGGCAACGTACTACGAGTCATATGTTTCGGAAATTCCATCTCATGCATCGTAAGTCTCGTCCCCTTTGTGAGAggcagaaataaaacaaagtatttGGATAGTTTTACTTTATTTGTCAATTTCTCTATATTTTGATGGATACAGTAAATTTTTGATAAGATAAATTTTTCGCTTTTTTCGACTCCTCTCATCTGACTAGTACCTATTGATATGATTGaggctatataataaaataatcgatAAGGGAACTATGGaatacctaattaaatttatgGAGAAAATGGCAATCAAAACATAAGGACAGGAACAGACAAATTCTTAAAAGTATGAGTTACTGCGcgtaataatgaaataaaattggcAAATAAAACGTCGAAACTAGAAAATTTGTCTCCTTCCATAAAAGTACATCTAAAACAACAATGATTTGATTTTCAATTGTATaaactatacaatatacatcatctataatatttatttacattgattttaaaagtGTCTACACAATAATATAGGAAGATTTcatgatttaaaatacaaaaagttcatataaattcaaaatatcacAGATTATTAGGCAGTAGGaatagaaaacaaaataatcaaatatataatatatgtacaacaaataataacacGAATAAATCAATTTGGTCTACATCAGTAActaacatacctacatttttatcCATTTGAATTactagtgtcatatttttaatacagtgCAAAATATTTGAATCGCAAAATTAAGCGCGCTTACTAGCccagtatttaaaaaaagttaattattgtttacggCTATTTCTTTAGAATTCCTAGtcaatttcttttaattaaaatgacagGAGATTTTAATTTGCATTGAATTGTGTGTATTAGATTACGAATGGTGTGCTTGATCAGCTCCTGCAGCAGGAACAGCCTTAGCGAGATACGAAAAGGCTCTTGCATTCGGCAGTCCAGCGATAACACAAGCGCTTAATGCTGAACGCGTCAAATTCATTGGCGCTGCGTCGTACCATTCCATGGTGTCACCATCATAACATTCTACGTGCGGTATTGTGGTAGAACCTGCAAGGGAACAGCACATAAGAGAGCGCATTAAAATAcgttaacccattgagcccccagcggcccgatcggtccacgacacaatagattttctattgtgtctgtgattccgggggctgagttatactcataaaattattgtattgtccgCGATCCTTGATTAGTTAAAGaagttgaattttaaattaaatctttccgtttaaagtgggtcaaaatagagtctaaaggagtcggttatattcaaaaatgtcggttattataaattctattGTATTCAGATGAATATAATAGAAACATGTTTAAAAGAATGTACGCTCTGATTTTGCATGTACAGTGCGACATAAaagagatgaaattaattaatttggaactaatttttttttcattatctggCAGCCCTGAATTTTCAATGCAGCAGCTGTcaagttgaataaaaatttgttgtttttttagtgAAGTTGAGAATTCataagataaaattgttattttaaacaagaaatttACTCAAAAAAGGAGAAATCATGAAAAAGGTTAAACGTAGCGGTGTCCGTGATGCCATGTTTAAAGTTTTCATTCGGTGTTTGTCATAATTTCAAGCTGAAaaacgagaaaaatatttggctAACGTTTACAAACGTACAGCAGATTATACCGGTGagattccatttatttttgctcagtactacgtaaaatagaatattccATTAGTGACGAGTGTTTAATGTACGTATCTATGGCGATTATtacgtttttgaaatttaatttgaggttatttgtatgtaaacaaaaactagtttttatagtgcgaCCAGCACAATTTGAGTCAAGAAGTTATATCCAATCCAACCAGCCTTATATAGTATAGTGATAACTATTTTCATACAGTCCTTACTTACAACCTTACTTACTACATACTAGAGTGGCGCAGGGACCCAAAGtgagtcttggcctccgacataaaaaaatagttttaagctactaaataaatatgttaaatgtactatttgattttattcatctTAATTCGTTTGTTATAGGGGTTTCTGAAAGCACAGTACGCAGGATAGTAGAGCAATGGAGTAAAAATGAAGGagaatatctacaaaaaataaataaaaatatgtagttttcaaatcaccttgtttttttttacctgaCGGACCCAGAAGGAGGGTAATGTGTTTgagctgtatgtatgtatgtttgtttgttcgtatgTTTGATTCTATGTGCGCCTCtgcagtataaataaaatcttccaaatacatttagtaaaatttgacctaggtaggtcatttaaaatactaatgtatttttgtcttaaaaCTACACGATGATGAATGAAACAAGTTTAAATCgcggtatttattactttttatattttggatttttattctatagtatCAAGATCGCTTGCGTCGCAGTATCAGTGTTGCTATATGAGCGACGGTGGCGCCCTCATTTTTTGTCATCTCTTTTGTGTCGCACTATAACCCTGTAGTTACTATTAAGTGAATTAACTATTATGTgatgtaacataatatgtccCGTTTTCATAGGGAAGCAAATCTAGCAACaactaatattaaatcaaCATTGTGAAACTCTTTATCTTTGCAACACTCAGTGTTGCCAGTAACATGATAATGACAGCTCCTCTAAAGACAGCTCCGGAACATGTTTCAACTTTATTGCTAAACGAATTTTGACCATGAATACAAGGCTTAGCGGAACTTGAAATGCCTTACCATTAAACCCTCCGATAACAAAGATCATGTCATCCAATAAGACTGTCGCAAAATTACTTCTAGCGCTAAACATTTCAGTAACCTCTTGCCATTCACCTCCACGTTGAGGGCAAAATCTTTCACCTGTTATCGAATGTTGGTTAATTTGCTGAAGAAGtaaattgtgatttgtgacctatttaataagtacttatGCTTACCAGTGTTGAGACGACTGTAGCCGTTAAAGCCACCTAGCGCATATAAAGCATCTCTATACGCGATCAAACTGACTCCAGAACGCGGACTGAGCATTGACCTGATGAAACTCCATTGTTTCGTTTCGGGGTCAAACACTTCCGCCGAACTTAGCACTTCTTGACCGTTGAAACCACCGACGATGTAAATCTGATATGTATATTGAAccactttttaattaaagatatttcaccaataaaaaatatgcttGATCTAGTTCCTATTTCTTACACATTATTAAAAGATTATAAAAAGTCGAAATTACATATTGCCTTTTTATTACATCGGcaaccaataaaataatatgaggattttatgtgtttattaatttttaaaataacgacTTTGCTATCTGTAATTCCCGGTAGATTCCGGATCTATccagtatataaattattgaacaCACCTTGCCTCCGAGTGAAGCTGCACTAGCATCAGACCTCTGTTTATTCATAGGCGTTGTCATCTCCCATTGGTTTTTATCCGGGTGATAACGTTCCACCGAGGCCATGCGAGTCCTACCATTATATCCACCCAGAGCGTAGATGAGACCATCTTACcatcaaacaaaattatttaataactatttaCTAACTACGTgccaatttaaaaatgtaggtatcgAGAAAAAAACTTCCTCACCATGAACAACAACGCTAACATAACATCTTGCTTGGTACATGCAAGCCCGCTCATGCCACGTATTCGTAACTGGATCATAACATCGCACAGTATTGAAATGGTCACTGCCATCGAATCCACCGATCatgtatattaaattgttcaAGGCGCAGAGACCATGATAAGCACGAGGGGAAAGATCCATGTGTATTGAAAGAAACCATCTATCGGCTCtgtcaaaaaagtaaaattatgttttgttaaatatataacaGTGATATTATAATCGACTTTTTCAAAACTATGAACCTTGTATCGTATGTTTCAACGAAACTCGTAGGACTGCCTGCACTCCATCCCCCTACGGCAAAGAGAATTTCGTATGGTATCCGAGGTCGAGCAAGTGGATCATTTAGGTCTGCTTCTGTTTCCGGTCTCGAATCCAGAACAGTTAAAAATACTACTGCCGGGTAAAGAGCTTCCTGACATTTCTGAGaatgtgtaaaattttaattttatttattttttctatcagaaaaacacaatttaaaaaccaatcgaaataaattttcaataccTCATCCTCAACTACTGGTTGCCATTGTAAgatttttgatttaaaatatttatagctgATGTGACCATATCTTATACATGATAACAGTGGTGGTATGTATATTCTTCGATTCTCTAAGTCGTGTTCCACCCAAGTTTTGATTGCTTGAAATACTACTTCTTCATTACGAACATTTAGTTCATCGTCTCGTAAAA from Colias croceus chromosome 9, ilColCroc2.1 encodes the following:
- the LOC123694696 gene encoding 15-hydroxyprostaglandin dehydrogenase [NAD(+)]-like — encoded protein: MELKGKVALITGAAAGIGLSYCEELLKNGAKVSLCDIDSEVGEQVADELGAKYGRKNVLFCQCDVTDYPQYEEAFEMTIKVFNRLDIVINNAGVMNDRFWELEVDVNLNGVIRGTLLAYRFMGKDRGGLGGTIVNTASTAFAKPQVSTPIYTATNYAVVGLTRAYGDQYHVNLTGVRSIVLCPGLTDTGLIKDIRKQLMSSEYEAAWQRDNANSKTQSAEHVARSLIDILQKAQSGSVWIVENGQPVREWRA
- the LOC123694685 gene encoding kelch-like protein 10; this encodes MEFNSKHRKLSKNKSFVRTPSSTKPRLTKKRTIVKKRKCVCLPENISVVEFPPIWNELRLNGQLCDGTIVCRDMKSIRVHRAILSAVSPYFKVLFINSLKKGDAEEKEIFVDVPSYYMGLILDYAYTGTCSVTSDNVQYLLPYGDQFDVVGIVQLCCQFLLKELRPHNCLGIFKFAKCYFCNDLEKKGKLFIRQNFSKILKECGEFKSLTYEELEDILRDDELNVRNEEVVFQAIKTWVEHDLENRRIYIPPLLSCIRYGHISYKYFKSKILQWQPVVEDEKCQEALYPAVVFLTVLDSRPETEADLNDPLARPRIPYEILFAVGGWSAGSPTSFVETYDTRADRWFLSIHMDLSPRAYHGLCALNNLIYMIGGFDGSDHFNTVRCYDPVTNTWHERACMYQARCYVSVVVHDGLIYALGGYNGRTRMASVERYHPDKNQWEMTTPMNKQRSDASAASLGGKIYIVGGFNGQEVLSSAEVFDPETKQWSFIRSMLSPRSGVSLIAYRDALYALGGFNGYSRLNTGERFCPQRGGEWQEVTEMFSARSNFATVLLDDMIFVIGGFNGSTTIPHVECYDGDTMEWYDAAPMNLTRSALSACVIAGLPNARAFSYLAKAVPAAGADQAHHS